In the Ricinus communis isolate WT05 ecotype wild-type chromosome 3, ASM1957865v1, whole genome shotgun sequence genome, tatgctttatcaaaataatattataagacCCTTCTTAGAGGAGTAACTTGATTAGCTGgcattttctattattatttttttcattctttttcttaaaatgtactttaaactaaatttaatcaatatgcttactctctctttttttttaataaactaGAATTACtgaatcaataataataatcacattatataatttctcttGCACAAGCCCTTATTCaggaatttttaaataattgtttttttctcctttttagtTATGTACATCgtataaatttattacaaCATAAATGTCTTAACAGTTCCAAGAATTCCTTAACCATAGCCACGTATGACGTGGCTTGGCTTTTTCAACTCTTTCATCCTCTGCTCGCTCTGTGTTTCTCTCTCTTACCTTGGTATAAGTACAAACACAGAGACAGTTCACCATAATCTCCATTCGCATACTGTCTTTACTCTTTAGTCAAATTCACACGACGCTAAACCCTTCCTCTGCCAGACACAGACGCCATGGGACTAGCCAACAACATAACAGCAATTCTAAACTTCATAGCTTTTCTGTGCTCAATCCCCATAATAGCATCAGGAATATGGCTAGCATCCAAACCAGACAACGAGTGTATCCACTACTTCCGGTGGCCATTAGTCATTCTTGGTGTTCTTATCCTCCTTGTCTCTCTTGCTGGCTTTGTGGGTGCTTACTGGTataaagaaactctcttgGCCTTCTATCTTTGCTGCATGGCCATTCTCATTGGACTTATCTTGATCTTGCTGGTTTTTGCTTTTGTCGTTACACGCGCTGATGGTGGGTATACTGTGCCTGGTAGAGGTTATAAAGAATATAGGGTTGAAGGGTTTTCTTCTTGGTTGAAAAACCATATTGTCGATTCCAAGAATTGGGTTAAGATTAGGAACTGTTTGAGCGAAAGTGATGTTTGTTCTAAGCTTATCCAGAATTATATCACTTCTGATCAGTTCTTTGCTGCACATATCTCCCCTCTCCAGGCAAGCTCTTgtttctttcttcagtttctAATTTCACATAgaaaattttctataattttgcTGCTATTTTATACTgagaaattaacaaaatttggaaaagaaaaaagcatcTTTTTTAGAGCTAGAGTAGAAAGTTATGTAGTGGTATCTTATCTTTCTGTTTTGTCATATGTGCCTAAGCATAAAACAATGTTTATCCATTTCATAttcaagttttattttatgcccacttaaaatatatgtagACATTGATGGCAAACTGAAGACAAAAATTGCTGTTGATGACACTAATATTATTACATagttttttaactttatcaGTAGAATAAGGCACAGCTAGCTCTGGAAATGTATTTAATGTTTGAGTGTAGGCAACTTCTTCTAGAGTTCTATTCTTCGCTTAAGCTCTCGCATCAGAGTCTTGGTATATGTAAGATAGAGATGTTAGCCTTAAGATCAGATCATTGCCTGCCACATGAGCAGAATGTGACTCTTTAATTTCTGTGTTTTCTAATCGTTAGTCAATTCTTTCCCTGTACACTTTACATTACTTTGAAGAACTTAGGTGGTGATTAACTTGCACCTTACACGAAGTTGCTGGAATAGGACAGGACTATATTATGGCAATGTATAATGTAGTCGAAAGCAGCAGGGCCCATTTTTACTTGAAGAATTTAGTAGGACCCTTATgggtttattattattgttgaatTTAGCAAAGGGACTTTTTTGAtctttcaaatctttaatGATAATCACCATCAGCATGATTTGATAACACATCAGAAAGAAATTAACAGAGGCATGCCATGCTGTGTGGCACATTCTTGATGCTCTAATAATAGCAAAAATATGGTTCTTTGAAAATAATTGCAGGAAAGTTTGTGCCAATTAGAATGCTTACCAATTAGATTATTATGAGTGCTCTAGCAATTTAGACCCACTAAAAGTAGACCTTCTCGCATTATTAAGGTCATAGATTTTGTCGTTATGGCAGAAGATTAAAGAAATGCATAGTTATGGAGCTTATATGGTTGCCAGCTgttttttgtattagaatttagTGACATAGGTTGGTGGTGGGatagctttttcttttattgtttcctttctgttcttttaatttatttgctGTAAAACTATATGCAACAGTCAGGGTGTTGTAAGCCTCCAACAGTATGTGGCTACAATTATGTGAACCCAACACTCTGGTTAAACCCAGCAAACCCAACAGCGGACCCAGACTGTTATCTGTGGAGCAATGACCAGAGTCAGCTCTGCTACAATTGCGATTCTTGCAAAGCTGGTTTGTTAGGAAACCTAAGGAAAGAATGGAGGAAAGCCAATGTGATTATCATCGTAGCAGTCGTGGTGCTTATATGGGTCTATCTCATTGCCTGCAGTGCCTTCAAGAATGCTCAAACAGAAGACCTTTTTCGTAGGTACAAGCAGGGTTGGGTTTAAGCCTGTTGCCGAACACAACCCAGTTCCTTAAAGCTGTTGTTGGTACtatggtttttctttctttttcttctcttcgtTTCTTTAGTGTATTTTATTACCTGTATCCTTTTCATTAGTGTATATATTCCTTTCCCTTTCTACTTTCTTATCTAGAATGCATGGGCTGACGGTGACAATGAATGCTGGTTGGGAAACCAGTTTTTGATGACCCAACTGGGTACTACTTGTGAAAATGATAATGGAATTAGAATCTCAATTTTCATCTTTCCCAAGAATTGGATTCTTCTATTTCAGTGGGTTGGTTTAGCATCTTGGCCTCAAAATTTCATGTTATTATATTGGATATTTGTCGCTATGATCTTGACACATGCACGTGGTGTACCAAAGTTTCtggtttttatcttttattttttatggtaAAAAGTCACCGACATCACCGACTGGTAAAGCAGCACTTTTTGATATTCCAACATCTTCTATAAGCTATTTGTTCTTAATATCATTAGTATAATACAAGAAACAAGAAGCTGCAACTAGCACCATGCCTTGTTTGTCTTTTCAAGATTTCAAAGACTTCCAATATTACCTTATCTGcagttattaaatttaaccAATTTGTTAGAACTGGCAAAAGTTTTGTCCACTTGAATTCATACGCTACAAGACTTCCTTTATACAGCAGGTCAATGGGCGTGCCAGGTCCTGCTCTGGCATTCATATAGTTTGTGTTCCCATTGGAAAtgacattattattatttttatataatgtaTATTCAATGTGTACAGAGTATTGAAGAACAACGCTAAggataatcataaataaaagcCTTTTAGAGCATGGAATCTATATGGAATCTTACACCTATTGATGGCTCAATATTGTACAATGTGATAGATTGTAGAACTCCTCTACTAGCcctgaaattaaattttggcATGGTTCAGTACCTATCATATCTGATAAAGCATAGGATGACCACAAAATTTACGCTGTTCATTGTCGCACTTCTGCTTAAGCACTAGAAGCCTTTCTAGAGTAAACAATATACATCGGATCAGTGCGTCCAGGGTTGGGCGATATATCCACTGCCTGTAAGAAAATGCAAATCAATCAGCAATTCCCCAGTCAACGGCTCACCCTCAATCTGCAGGATCAGCATGGCTTTGGAACATATGCTAATCACTTACACCGCAAGACAAGGGACATTAGCTAGAACTTAAAGATGACACGAGCAGCATAGTGCTCTGTGTATCATGACCAATAAATAATTGCAAAACATTAGGGAGATAATCAACAGCAAAGGAACATGAAATGCCTATTCAGCGTCAACTGACTTTTTCCCCCTTAAACTAACCACCAAAAGTCAAGTCATAGTGCTCTCACAAAAGAAGTTGCTTACCTGAGGAGGTTCAAATCCTCCCGCATAATGGAAATATGACCCGACAATCACAATATGGTCGGCATCACCAGTAGATGTCCAAATTGAGATTGCTTTTGTCCAAAAGCAACGATTAGAAAAGCTGATACATATTGGCACTCCACAAAGTTAGAAATGGTTGAGCAGAGGAACGAGGTGTATAACTGAGAAATAACAAATTATGCCCAACTTCTGATCAGTTAAACCGTATATTGTTTTCAAGTGCAGGGGTGTCCCTGCATCCCTGATGTGAAAGAGTTCAACACAATATTTCTGCACTTAGTGTTCCTCAATTAAGGCAAACCATAATCCTCAACCCCAATTCCGcttcttaattttaatgacCAAAGGAATGCTCCCACAGGTTATAGAGTTTTCTTCTGATTGATTGTTGACTGTCTTGGCTTCATTTAATTGTTAAGCATTCCATCTAAagcatttttatatttaaagaaacaaCTCAACATTTCAATTTCCACTGAAAGGTCAAGAAAATGCATACTGAAGACCGCCATGCTTAAAACAGATGATAGAAGATTATGAATCTTTGGAAGCGGGAGAAGAGCTCTCACCTCATTACAGCCAGTCCACCAGGCTTAAGTATACGACCCATCTCTTTGAAAACATCAAGCGGCTTTGTTAGGTAATCAACACTAACCTGTGAAATGTTTAAAAGATGAGCAAAAAAGTGAAATTTAATATCTAgtacattaatattaatatattaagttGTGAAACTACATTCTGCAAAGTATACATTAGTCCACTATTTATAGCATAATCGAAAATCAAGAGATGGGAAAATTGTACATACCGTATTAGTTATAACGTCAAAAAAATTGTCCTCAAATGGAAGTTTAGGGTTTATATTTAAGTCTTGAACAACGTACTCTGTCAGAACCTATAGATATATTAAGCCAGTCAGGTGGACTATTTCAATCAATAGAAAGATCATATATATTCATGCAACGTAAATTGGTTTAGAACTACTGGGGCCAGAAAAGTAAATCTCACTACATATACAAGTTCATACACCACATAATTAGCAAACGTACACAAACAACTGACATGTTACCTGAGAATGAAATTTAAAGATCAAGTCATCTCAATTATGCTCATTAAAGGAATAGAATTCTACTGTCTTAATTGTGAGTTTTTCAGAAAGAGAAAATTCTATTTCACAATGCTCATCTAATCAGTTGAAACTTGAAATTATACACTAAGATTCTCAGTCAAAAGTAATACCATCGTATGTGGGTATAAATTTAATAGGAACAAATATGATATGTAATAGTAGGATCTTACTGGATTGCGCTTGAGCTCTTCTTCGTTCATGCCTTGCCCAACTATTCTATCTTGCTTGTATCCTTTTGGATAATGACTGACCTACATATAAAAGCCGTGAATGTGTTCTGTTAATGCATATTCAACACATAATGAGGCTGGAGTGCATATCAGTAATGGCTTACCCAACTGCTACACATGTCTAGGATGCTAACTCCTGGAGTGTTGCTTGGAGGAAAAACCTCTCTGTAGTATTTTGTCAGTGCAGCAATGGCCGGGTCATCAATATGTGTCACAAATCGGGGAGCTTCATAGAACAATGAGTCCGGTGACCTAGAAAATCAATTTGTgagttttagttttaaaagatACAAACTTCATAAGATGAATATAGAGTGGTTCAAACCCAAATCAGTTTCAATGGCTAGTAGATGCTTAAAACTGTTAGCTGAAGCAAACTCTGGTTAGTCAGAGTCTGAAAAACTCCTTCATGATAGGGACCAGTACATTTTAATTCTAAGTTTCAGTGCAGAGGGATGAAAGGAGAATTGACAATAGTTTCTATACGTGAAGCAACTGTAATTGACTGCCAGTATAAGATCATGGACATAAGGAAATTCGAGAGAACCAAGCATATGACAAACAGAGTCACACACCAACACCAATGAAAAACctcaaggaaaaagaaaatggatacGGAATCTagtgaaattttataaaaaagcaGTTTAGACCATTTACTCATCAAAGCGCTGGAAATCCTCCTCCTTGAAGGGAAACTTCTCAGGCCATTCTACGTTCTTCAATacctataaaattaaaggaaCGATTGAAAATTGGAAGTGAAAATTAGACTTGAAAATAAGCACAATTTTGAGTAAGAAGTGAGACACGTAACAAAAAAGATCATGCTATGACAATGGCTCGAAGGCAAATTAATAAAAGCAAAGAGATACATGTGACCGACCAAAAGGTAAAGAAGTTAGCCTGCTTGTGCTACCAAGCAAGTTTAATAAACAAGTTCTATCCATTAGCAGCTAATAGTTTCAGGAATGCATGTGTGCCAGAACAGTTTTACAAGACAAAATAACTTTATGTTCATCATAATTTAAAGAATGATAGCCATCCAAACATAAGAGTACAATCTATCAAATTCTCTATAATCAATCAAATAGACAagttattttacttattagaAGTAGTCAATTAGGAAACAGGCCCTACAACAACTCGATCACTATTTCTCTACCTTTTCTTCTACGCATTATCGAAGAACTAAAAAATAGGAGCAATCACAAGCTTAACTAACACAAATCATTCAATATCCTTAATCCCTACTTCACTAACAAAATCCAAAAACCCAACAAAACCCAGAAAGcaaattcaagaaaagaatgataaGTGAGAATTTCACCTCTTCAACAGCACCCTTTTCCCTTGCAGAAGCAATGAAAGATTTGCCACCATTTACACCAACAGTACTCATAATCTGTGCCCAAAATGAAGCCCCTAAGCCTAAAACAAGCCTACGAGGTGCTTTAAATCTAGTGTTCAACTTCCAATGGGCTTTTGTGGAGAGAGGAGAATAGTGATTAGGACAAACAGTAGCAAGAACTGATAGCTTCTGTTGCAGTTTTAGACACATAAAATTGGCCATTTTTGACATTTCATTAAcacattatatttattttgcgTATTTATATGTTGAGATTTGGATTAGGATAGCATGACAACGTGTATTTATCATAACCGTGCAACGGCTTTTtgttcttaaaaatatatatatatatatatcaatggCCACCCTTTTACGGTTGGGATTAGTCTTGGGTTTACGATGAATGTGCAgttgaatttcttttctcctGCAAACAAtggtttaattaatatttttaattattctgaaaaaaattataaatagtctCGTAATGATAAATttccaaattatttttaaatagagatatatatttgagttatatttttaaactgctcaaattgaaaataaataattatatacacTCACGCCAAGCTTAGCTTGgtagtgaatataatatatatatatataacttgaCTAAAGTCTCTCAtctgtaattaaaaaataataaccctaattttatttttttaaactggTCAGAACTAAAAGCCCACCCCAATCCGAACCCAGTTCCGCCTCTGCGTACAAATGCAACGCCACGAAGAATCAACATATTTCtcttcaaattttcttttctcagacAATCAAATCCATGTCATAGGTTATTTACCATCTTACCTTGAAATTGCCTGCCTTTGATTTTACCACATTTTAATACTTCAGCTTTCATATGCCTCGGATCACATGAAACAATGCTGTCATCATagatttgataaaaagaaaa is a window encoding:
- the LOC8272578 gene encoding uncharacterized protein LOC8272578 isoform X2; translation: MSKMANFMCLKLQQKLSVLATVCPNHYSPLSTKAHWKLNTRFKAPRRLVLGLGASFWAQIMSTVGVNGGKSFIASAREKGAVEEVLKNVEWPEKFPFKEEDFQRFDESPDSLFYEAPRFVTHIDDPAIAALTKYYREVFPPSNTPGVSILDMCSSWVSHYPKGYKQDRIVGQGMNEEELKRNPVLTEYVVQDLNINPKLPFEDNFFDVITNTVSVDYLTKPLDVFKEMGRILKPGGLAVMRQWIYRPTLDALIRCILFTLERLLVLKQKCDNEQRKFCGHPMLYQI
- the LOC8272578 gene encoding uncharacterized protein LOC8272578 isoform X1 — translated: MSKMANFMCLKLQQKLSVLATVCPNHYSPLSTKAHWKLNTRFKAPRRLVLGLGASFWAQIMSTVGVNGGKSFIASAREKGAVEEVLKNVEWPEKFPFKEEDFQRFDESPDSLFYEAPRFVTHIDDPAIAALTKYYREVFPPSNTPGVSILDMCSSWVSHYPKGYKQDRIVGQGMNEEELKRNPVLTEYVVQDLNINPKLPFEDNFFDVITNTVSVDYLTKPLDVFKEMGRILKPGGLAVMSFSNRCFWTKAISIWTSTGDADHIVIVGSYFHYAGGFEPPQAVDISPNPGRTDPMYIVYSRKASSA
- the LOC8272579 gene encoding tetraspanin-2, which gives rise to MGLANNITAILNFIAFLCSIPIIASGIWLASKPDNECIHYFRWPLVILGVLILLVSLAGFVGAYWYKETLLAFYLCCMAILIGLILILLVFAFVVTRADGGYTVPGRGYKEYRVEGFSSWLKNHIVDSKNWVKIRNCLSESDVCSKLIQNYITSDQFFAAHISPLQSGCCKPPTVCGYNYVNPTLWLNPANPTADPDCYLWSNDQSQLCYNCDSCKAGLLGNLRKEWRKANVIIIVAVVVLIWVYLIACSAFKNAQTEDLFRRYKQGWV